One window of Cucurbita pepo subsp. pepo cultivar mu-cu-16 chromosome LG19, ASM280686v2, whole genome shotgun sequence genomic DNA carries:
- the LOC111781482 gene encoding phosphatidylinositol/phosphatidylcholine transfer protein SFH9-like, producing the protein MGINSQEAIKKLKALMDQVDQPLKKSFQNLHQGFLTETLERFLKAREYDVSKAHKMLVDCLKWRVENEIDKILRKPIFPADVYRAVRDSQLVGLSGYSKEGLPVFAIGVGLSTLDKANVNDYVQSHIQINEYRDRVVLPSASKKYGRSITTCVKILDMTGLKLSALGNVKLLTILSTIDDLNYPERTTAYYIVNAPYVFSSCWKVVKPLLHERTKRKIQVLPGCGRDELLKIMDYSSLPHFCKRESSLSSRSSSAHQGGQNCYSLDQPFHQQLYNYIKQQSLMTEAVEPIRKGSFHVNLQVPVSKSKGAAKTIESELRKYGSGLSDTLIELEIM; encoded by the exons ATGGGTATCAATTCTCAGGAAGCGATCAAGAAACTCAAAGCTTTGATGGATCAAG TTGATCAGCCATTGAAGAAATCCTTTCAG AATCTTCATCAAGGATTCTTGACGGAAACGCTGGAGCGTTTCCTAAAGGCACGTGAATACGATGTCAGCAAAGCCCATAAAATG CTGGTGGACTGCTTAAAATGGAGGGTGGAAAATGAGATTGACAAGATATTAAGG AAGCCAATATTTCCTGCTGATGTCTACAGAGCAGTGAGAGATTCACAGCTTGTGGGACTTTCGGGTTACTCAAAAGAG GGCCTTCCTGTATTTGCCATCGGCGTTGGGCTTAGCACATTAGACAAAGCAAAT GTGAACGACTACGTGCAGTCACACATACAAATCAACGAGTATCGGGATCGTGTTGTTCTG CCTTCGGCATCAAAAAAGTATGGACGGTCTATCACCACCTGCGTGAAGATCTTAGATATGACTGGTCTGAAGCTATCAGCCCTTGGCAATGTAAAG TTATTGACAATTTTATCAACCATTGATGATCTGAACTACCCTGAAAGGACGACTGCTTACTATATTGTAAATGCACCTTACGTTTTTTCATCCTGTTGGAAG GTTGTCAAGCCTCTGTTACATGAAAGgacaaagagaaaaattcaGGTGTTACCAGGTTGTGGGAGAGATGAGCTGCTGAAG ATAATGGATTATTCATCTCTTCCACATTTCTGCAAAAGAGAGAGCTCATTGTCGTCCCGATCATCATCGGCTCATCAAGGAGGCCAAAATTGCTATTCCTTGGACCAGCCATTTCATCAACAGCTATACAACTACATCAAGCAGCAATCCTTGATGACTGAAGCTGTTGAGCCAATTAGGAAAGGATCTTTCCATGTGAATCTTCAAGTGCCTGTGTCAAAAAGCAAAGGGGCGGCTAAAACTATTGAATCTGAGTTACGGAAGTATGGCAGTGGGCTTTCTGATACATTGATTGAACTCGAAATAATGTAG
- the LOC111781483 gene encoding DNA oxidative demethylase ALKBH2-like isoform X1, protein MADSESETTIPRPIDIGRRQTLDLGNGSEIVYITMFVPSDQAWTWFDFLNQHIPWTRPTIRVSGRSVVQPRDTCYVAIPGLTASTHI, encoded by the exons ATGGCTGATTCAGAATCGGAGACGACGATCCCTCGTCCAATCGATATAGGGAGACGGCAGACATTGGATCTCGGAAATGGAAGCGAAATCGTCTACATTACAATGTTCGTGCCCTCCGATCAGGCTTGGACGTGGTTCGATTTCCTCAACCAACACATTCCATGGACCAGGCCGACCATTCGCGTCTCCGGTCGCTCCGTCGTTCAG CCTAGAGATACTTGCTACGTTGCGATCCCTGGATTGACCGCATCGACTCATATCTAG
- the LOC111780968 gene encoding heavy metal-associated isoprenylated plant protein 7-like isoform X1: MGEEIKRKEEGEDQKKEETKQEKEEPTESSAEAAAATEEEKKQDSKKNEEEPPSEIVLKVDMHCEACARKVARALRGFQGVENVTTDSRAGKVVVKGKEADPLKVCERLQKKSGRKVELISPLPKLPEQQPKEDEKQPKEEKKEEATPPPPAVVTVVLQVQMHCEACAQGLRKRIRKIKGVESVETELSNNRVIVKGVMDATTLVNEVSKRTRKPASIVVKEEEKKEEEKKEEEKPATEEKPEEKKETQEEDDKKFDIKRFEHWPTKHYTEYAYYYPERIFSDENPNGCSIM, from the exons ATGGGTGAA GAAATCAAGAGGAAGGAAGAAGGTgaagatcaaaagaaggaagaaactaAACAAGAAAAGGAGGAGCCAACTGAATCATCAgcagaagcagcagcagcaacagaagaagaaaagaaacaagacagtaagaagaatgaagaagagcCACCCTCTGAGATTGTTCTTAAAGTGGATATGCATTGTGAAGCCTGTGCTAGAAAAGTCGCCCGAGCCCTTAGAGGGTTCCAGG gAGTGGAGAATGTGACAACGGATAGCAGAGCAGGGAAGGTGGTGGTGAAAGGGAAAGAGGCAGATCCTTTGAAAGTGTGTGAGAGATTACAGAAGAAAAGTGGGAGAAAAGTGGAGCTAATCTCGCCATTGCCTAAGCTTCCTGAACAACAACCTAAAGAAGATGAGAAACAGCCAAAGGAGGAGAAAAAGGAGGAG GCCACCCCCCCACCTCCAGCAGTGGTAACAGTGGTACTGCAAGTCCAGATGCATTGTGAGGCTTGTGCTCAAGGTTTAAGGAAGCGGATCAGGAAGATCAAAG GTGTAGAGTCCGTGGAAACAGAACTGTCCAACAATAGGGTGATCGTAAAAGGGGTTATGGATGCTACGACGCTGGTCAACGAGGTTTCGAAGAGAACCAGAAAGCCAGCGTCCATAGTagtgaaggaagaagaaaagaaggaagaggagaagaaggaagaggaaaaaCCAGCAACTGAAGAGAAAccagaggagaagaaagagacacaggaagaagatgataagaagtTTGATATCAAAAGGTTTGAGCATTGGCCAACCAAACACTACACTGAGTACGCATATTATTACCCTGAACGGATTTTCAGCGATGAGAACCCCAATGGCTGTTCAATAATGTAG
- the LOC111780968 gene encoding heavy metal-associated isoprenylated plant protein 7-like isoform X2, protein MGEEIKRKEEGEDQKKEETKQEKEEPTESSAEAAAATEEEKKQDSKKNEEEPPSEIVLKVDMHCEACARKVARALRGFQGVENVTTDSRAGKVVVKGKEADPLKVCERLQKKSGRKVELISPLPKLPEQQPKEDEKQPKEEKKEATPPPPAVVTVVLQVQMHCEACAQGLRKRIRKIKGVESVETELSNNRVIVKGVMDATTLVNEVSKRTRKPASIVVKEEEKKEEEKKEEEKPATEEKPEEKKETQEEDDKKFDIKRFEHWPTKHYTEYAYYYPERIFSDENPNGCSIM, encoded by the exons ATGGGTGAA GAAATCAAGAGGAAGGAAGAAGGTgaagatcaaaagaaggaagaaactaAACAAGAAAAGGAGGAGCCAACTGAATCATCAgcagaagcagcagcagcaacagaagaagaaaagaaacaagacagtaagaagaatgaagaagagcCACCCTCTGAGATTGTTCTTAAAGTGGATATGCATTGTGAAGCCTGTGCTAGAAAAGTCGCCCGAGCCCTTAGAGGGTTCCAGG gAGTGGAGAATGTGACAACGGATAGCAGAGCAGGGAAGGTGGTGGTGAAAGGGAAAGAGGCAGATCCTTTGAAAGTGTGTGAGAGATTACAGAAGAAAAGTGGGAGAAAAGTGGAGCTAATCTCGCCATTGCCTAAGCTTCCTGAACAACAACCTAAAGAAGATGAGAAACAGCCAAAGGAGGAGAAAAAGGAG GCCACCCCCCCACCTCCAGCAGTGGTAACAGTGGTACTGCAAGTCCAGATGCATTGTGAGGCTTGTGCTCAAGGTTTAAGGAAGCGGATCAGGAAGATCAAAG GTGTAGAGTCCGTGGAAACAGAACTGTCCAACAATAGGGTGATCGTAAAAGGGGTTATGGATGCTACGACGCTGGTCAACGAGGTTTCGAAGAGAACCAGAAAGCCAGCGTCCATAGTagtgaaggaagaagaaaagaaggaagaggagaagaaggaagaggaaaaaCCAGCAACTGAAGAGAAAccagaggagaagaaagagacacaggaagaagatgataagaagtTTGATATCAAAAGGTTTGAGCATTGGCCAACCAAACACTACACTGAGTACGCATATTATTACCCTGAACGGATTTTCAGCGATGAGAACCCCAATGGCTGTTCAATAATGTAG
- the LOC111782131 gene encoding U-box domain-containing protein 35-like, which produces MSALPSPAEAGNIHGDDGFGSEFRTYRYSSSTSEIEEEDSAQTFEIKRQTVSAAAAAGAGLESIREDYSRGCSFSSDALKWEDCVYVGVGKSDSSNEALQWTLKNAITSSTTVVYLLHVFPETRYIPSPLGKIPVNQVSKQQVAIHVAQEESKRKDFLQNFIDSCSLAKVKADTVLIESDMVARAILDVIPILNIRKLVLGANKSRKLRSRGGSGIANEILQKAPEFCEVKVVCEGKETSQLGGLPSPISSPRYQDDSSKDNDPNSTITVAEEQRNSSVSCMCFKTKFV; this is translated from the exons ATGTCGGCGTTGCCATCTCCGGCGGAGGCCGGTAATATTCACGGCGATGATGGGTTCGGAAGCGAGTTCAGGACTTACAGGTACAGCAGCAGCACAAGCGAGATAGAGGAAGAGGATTCAGCTCAGACATTTGAAATCAAAAGGCAAACGGtatcggcggcggcggcggcgggggCAGGGTTGGAGAGCATTAGGGAAGATTACAGCCGTGGGTGTTCGTTCTCGTCGGATGCTCTGAAATGGGAGGATTGTGTTTATGTTGGAGTGGGGAAAAGCGATTCTAGTAATGAAGCGCTTCAGTGGACTCTCAAGAACGCCATTACAAGCTCTACCACTGTTGTCTATCTCTTACATGTCTTCCCTGAGACACGTTACATTCCCAGCCCAT TGGGAAAGATTCCAGTTAATCAGGTGAGTAAACAACAAGTGGCTATCCATGTAGCTcaagaagaaagcaaaaggAAGGATTTTCTTCAGAATTTCATTGATTCTTGTTCATTGGCTAAG GTTAAGGCAGACACTGTGCTGATTGAGAGTGACATGGTAGCAAGGGCCATTTTGGATGTTATACCAATTCTCAACATAAGGAAGCTAGTCCTTGGAGCCAACAAATCCAG GAAGTTGAGATCTCGAGGGGGAAGTGGAATCGCTAACGAGATACTTCAGAAAGCTCCTGAATTTTGTGAGGTTAAGGTTGTTTGTGAAGGGAAAGAAACAAGCCAACTGGGTGGATTGCCCTCTCCTATCTCTTCGCCTCGCTACCAAGATGATAGCTCCAAGGATAATGATCCTAATTCCACCATTACTGTAGCTGAAGAACAACGAAACAGTTCAGTTTCTTgcatgtgttttaaaactaagtTTGTATGA
- the LOC111781145 gene encoding SNF1-related protein kinase regulatory subunit beta-2-like: MGNVNGREDEDGNPSGAEEEEEDEEVGGGGGQGSLPDGLAAPPDSHRGYHTGDPPAELMGHSPPRSPRAIPSPLMFTPQVPVVPLPRPDEVHNTSQSWMNNSSWVDDVSTEQGIPTMITWSHGGKEVAVEGSWDNWKMKIPLQRSGKDFTIVKVLPSGVYQYRFIADGQWRYAPDLPWAQDDSGNAYNILDLQDYVPEDIESISSFEPPQSPESSYSSLQLGSEDFSKEPPLAPPHLKSTLLDMPCPYNEILPPLSRPQHVMLNHLYMQKERGGPSVVALGMTHRFLAKYVTVVLYKSLQR; the protein is encoded by the exons ATGGGGAATGTGAACGGGAGAGAAGATGAGGATGGCAACCCATCTGGggcggaagaagaagaagaagatgaggaagtcggtggtggtggtggtcaGGGGAGTCTGCCGGATGGCCTGGCGGCACCGCCCGATTCCCACCGTGGCTACCACACCGGCGATCCGCCTGCTGAGCTGATGGGTCATTCCCCTCCTCGTAGTCCTCGCGCCATTCCATCTCCATTGATGTTCACTCCTCAA GTACCAGTTGTTCCACTGCCAAGACCTGATGAGGTGCACAACACAAGCCAGTCTTGGATGAATAACAGTTCATGGGTTGATGATGTTAGCACTGAACAAGGAATCCCAACAATGATAACGTGGAGTCATGGAGGCAAGGAAGTAGCTGTTGAGGGATCTTGGGATAACTGGAAAATGAA AATACCCTTGCAGAGATCTGGGAAGGACTTCACGATTGTGAAGGTACTGCCTTCTGGTGTTTACCAGTATAGGTTTATTGCTGATGGACAATGGAGATATGCTCCTGACTTACCTTGGGCTCAAGATGATTCCGGCAATGCTTACAATATCTTGGACTTGCAG GACTACGTCCCAGAAGACATTGAAAGCATTTCTAGCTTCGAACCTCCTCAATCCCCGGAGTCGAGTTACAGCAGTTTGCAGCTTGGATCTGAAGATTTTTCGAAGGAGCCACCATTGGCTCCTCCTCACTTGAAATCCACGTTGCTTGACATGCCTTGCCCATACAATGAGATTTTGCCTCCTTTGTCAAGACCTCAGCATGTTATGCTGAATCATCTTTATATGCAGAAGGAAAGGGGCGGTCCATCTGTCGTGGCACTCGGGATGACTCACCGGTTTCTAGCAAAGTACGTAACCGTTGTCCTCTATAAATCGTTGCAGAGATAA
- the LOC111781483 gene encoding DNA oxidative demethylase ALKBH2-like isoform X3, producing the protein MADSESETTIPRPIDIGRRQTLDLGNGSEIVYITMFVPSDQAWTWFDFLNQHIPWTRPTIRVSGRSVVQALEDSHGKILS; encoded by the exons ATGGCTGATTCAGAATCGGAGACGACGATCCCTCGTCCAATCGATATAGGGAGACGGCAGACATTGGATCTCGGAAATGGAAGCGAAATCGTCTACATTACAATGTTCGTGCCCTCCGATCAGGCTTGGACGTGGTTCGATTTCCTCAACCAACACATTCCATGGACCAGGCCGACCATTCGCGTCTCCGGTCGCTCCGTCGTTCAG GCACTTGAAGATTCACATGGAAAGATCCTTTCCTAA
- the LOC111781483 gene encoding DNA oxidative demethylase ALKBH2-like isoform X2, translating into MADSESETTIPRPIDIGRRQTLDLGNGSEIVYITMFVPSDQAWTWFDFLNQHIPWTRPTIRVSGRSVVQGDLVEYEELLHC; encoded by the exons ATGGCTGATTCAGAATCGGAGACGACGATCCCTCGTCCAATCGATATAGGGAGACGGCAGACATTGGATCTCGGAAATGGAAGCGAAATCGTCTACATTACAATGTTCGTGCCCTCCGATCAGGCTTGGACGTGGTTCGATTTCCTCAACCAACACATTCCATGGACCAGGCCGACCATTCGCGTCTCCGGTCGCTCCGTCGTTCAG GGAGATCTTGTGGAGTACGAAGAACTTCTACATTGTTGA